tttttatgaacaCGTCACAcattaaaatgttttataataaatacaatacacattgttttaaaataatttataattatatatattttttttaattccATACGGATTTCCCTACTTTAAATGAATATGGTATTATATGATCAgagtataatatataaacatatatatatatatatatatatatatatatatatatatttatttatttatttatttatttgtttgtttatttattaagtatattttttttacaattaaacaaaatagtataaatttttttctcattttctttttttttgtgtttgTACTATCAGTTCAATAATGTgacatttattttatttaaattttttattgtaaTGAACTAAATGAAATTgacatattattactatgCATTTTGCATAATAAAGTTGATTGCTTCATTAAGGTTGGATagttataaaaaacaaaatgttttctttttgaagtcgttttttaaaaatgtgataaatataaaaaaagaaagaaagaaaattttggttcattcctttttttacgttggaagaagaaataaaataccAATTAAATATTCGAATAATGAATTTTATACTATagataatgaaaattatgataatacaaaatattataataataataataatactaattattatgataaaaaagataGTAATGAAGGGAAGAGGAAGTATTCAAGAAAAAATATGCTTTATATGAATAGTTCAGAGAaagataattttttaaatgagaatatattaaaaaagaaatcgagtgaaaaagaaattgaACAAAGTCTTACACCGTTAAATATGGATTGGGTAAAGGTAAtgaatttaatatattcaagTAATGATATTGATGCAACAACATTAGCATTTAATGCAGCTATGTCAGCAgtagaaaaaaaaggatgTTTAACAACAATGTTAGATTTAATTGGGACAATgaaaagtaaaaatatcAAACCTGATTTAGTATCATATAAACTAGTTTTAAGTTTATGTGATAAATATCATTTAGTAGATACAGcagaaatattatttgaagAAATGATAGAAAGTGACAAAATTAATCCGaattatgaaatatatgCTATTATGATAAGTTGTTATGCAAAAACGGGAAATGGATATAAGGCTATTGAActttttgaaaaattaagaaaTGATCCATTGGTTGAAGAAATGAGATCATTGAATATAACAAATTCTAATGATAATAAGGAAAATTCAAATGATTTAGAAACATCTAtaattcataataatatggaagataataataataataataatatatatgatgataaatttaaacatatcagtaataaaataaaaaatgtcGAAAATTATTCAGGTAAAATCCAATATAGCGAATATGCTAATGTTATTTATGCATGTAATATTTCGaatttatatgaacaaggaattaaatattttgaagaattattaaaaagtgGAAAATATATGCCATCCATTTTTGtatttgaaaatatatttgatttaTTAAGTAAAAATGGAGATTATGAAAAATCATtagaatattataataatttaaaaaatgatcctaattttaaaaaaaatattaatgttaatattttaaataactTATTAAAAACTTTAAgtatacataataaaattaatgtTGCTGAAGATATTTGGAATAATGAATTTGATGAATTATTACTTACACCAAATAATTTGTCTTatcaaatattattaaaaatttatagtCACATagataattatgaaaaagCTTTCAAATTATTCAAAGAAATGCAAATCaacaaattattaaataataaaaatatattaccatttatatatactatagAATCTACTAAAAATTGTGgcatatataattatgcTATTTATGTATTAAGAGTTGCCAAActattaaattttaaagCAAATGATCTActaatgttatataataatacaatgATATCATGTATTAATTCCAAAAAATATGATGTTATTATATCCTTATATGCtgaattaataaatatgcaACAAAAAGATACATCTTTCCAAATCAATATTAATACACTCACATTTGTTCTCCTAGCTTTTAAAGAATTGAATATGAAACAAGATTTTATTAATctgaaaaatattattattcaaagaaattataaattgCCCCCACTATGCTCAAAAATATTTAGCGAAACGGAAAATTATTAATGCATAagtaaagaaaataaattattcaCTGAATAAAGGaatcatatgtatataaaaattgtaataaacaaatatataataaaagaaattacatatatgtgaacaaaatgaacatatttctttaattttttttttctttttttatgatggcatttattattcaatcaaaaaataattcacataaatgaataaataaataaataaataaataaataaataattaaatatataaatatataaatatatatatatttatattaatatttagGTTGATATGTTTTATTCGCCTGACACATATTTCATACtacataatatatgatccatatatatttatatttatttatttatttatttattttttttttattgtatatctatatttttttcttcgTTATTTTCcttgttttcttttttttcttttttttcttttttcctCTCCTTACTTTCACTAcgtttttttaaaaatttcatttttctaTTTTGTAGTTGAGCTTCATGACATTCGGATTtaagaaaatttaaatccatttttaaatcatttatttcttttaaaagTAATGAGTTTTCATTCatcattttgattttttcATTCCTAAAAGCTTCTGTCTCCTTATGtaatttatcttttaaaacTTCAATCATATTTTCTAGATATTCTTTTTGTCTTATATATTCAGAAAAGACATTTTTGGCATCATAATTTTGAACATCATTTACTTTAtgaaatttattatataaatttaaaaaggatgaattaaatatttttttatcatgtaaatgtaaataacattctttaatatgatcttgtaaatttttaagtattttttcataattcattatagttttattataatttaataaatcatcatgtaaaaattttattttcattttatattcattaattTCAATTTGTAGGTTAACTCTTTTCTTATGATTATTTTCAAAACATTTAGCCATTTCATCTATTTTTTCTCTCATTACTTTTATCTCAGATTCTTTTGGAGATAAATTAGAttctaaattttttattttttggGTCAGCACAATTTTTACCTTTTCTAATTCTTCgttctttttatttaaattcaTAATTTCCGAATTTTTAGATtcaatttctttttcttttctagCGATATTATCTTTCAGGTTGCTTAGGTCCACTTTTAGATTATCTATATtctgtatatataaaaaaaaaaaataataaataaataaaatacatatatatatatatatatatatatatatatatatatatatgtgtgtgtgcgttttcatttatatttatatatatatatatattttaaccTCGTGTAATCGCTTAGtagtaatattatttttaataaatttgtCCTTTTCCTCTTGtatattttcctttaaTTCACTTTCtatatgttcatataatttaaacTTCCCCATCAAATCgtatttatcttttttgAGTTGGTcaatttcattttcatatttttttgttatcattaatatttcttcatCTACTTCTTCTTCCAtttgtttaatatattgctctttttctttttgtaaattatcatatttcATTATACAATTTTGCAGATaatcttcttttttttgtactTGTTCATCTTTTTCTCTTTGCAATTCctttatttgtatttgATGTTGATTTTTAAGTTCCAAAATTTCTGTGGtagaattttttttatataaattaaattctTCTTGtacttttaaaaatttctcttcacttattttatttgttaaataaaattgagAATTCAATTGatttacaaaatatgtATGTTTCTCTTCTAATTCATATAAGGACTCTTTACATGtattttccattttttctttttctttaactaaacttttatttattttcattaaatttctaatttctaaatttttttctttttttaattttttcaattcatttttataaatagattctttatttttcatttctaAATCCATTTGATTTTTGAGattgttaatttttttttctagttctaaatattctttgttttttttctgtacataaaaaaaatcgattaatatttcttcattatccttttcttcttcatttagggaataattaattttatttgataAATCGTATAgcaaaatattattttgtaataatttcatttgttcttttgataaattaacatttttattatcatcatttttaaaagaatcGTTGTTTAAATCTGACAGGCAAAGTTCTTTTGGGCTGGTTAAGTCATCATGATGACCACCACCATCATTATGTTGAATAGGactattaaatatatgtgaattattactattattattattatttttcatatgttCACTACAACTGTTTAAATTATCACctctattattattattatcatctcCATTGTGCAAatgaacatttttttttttattttctatcTTATTAATTCTGTctatatcatcattatttaatatgtcccttttttttttcatgtCATCCCCATATGTCtcatttgttttattatcattattattatgttcatACAAATTTATGGTTTCATTTTGATCATGTagattatatttattaccatttgggtatatatttttatttatatctacctgattatttttcatattttgCGAAAATATAAAAGCATTTTCAACCTTTTCAATCgaaaagatatatattgaaCCATCCTTTGAACAACTAAAAAGTAATtccatatttatatcaaattttaaattaacacaatttaatatatgacATGGAATTTCTAAATATATTCCAGATAAAGGTAATGTATAAAATCTTATACGCGAAAAATATCCATTGTGATATGTAGCTATAagaaatttatttttatataacaaaattttatttattatatattcacaTTCTAATACACATTCCATTTTTGAATTACAAAACTGTTTAATTGTTTTGTCATCagatgatatatatatatttttaatttcatttgaagataaattatttaagcttttatattcattatcATACTTTTTCTGTTTTTTATCCAAATTATTACCTTCTccatatacattttttttattcatatcatCTAGGAATTCTAGATcaatacataaaaattttttttctttttgtaaTACCTCAATCATTTTATTtccattattatataatgaatattcaaaaaaatatccaTCTTGTCCtatagaaaatatagaGAAATCATTACTACTCCAAATTATATCagaaatataattaacatgagattttaatacatataaaagttcatatgtataagttttatatatatatatagtagATATTTTAGATACTGCCATAAAATTTCCACCATTTGAATATTTACAACAAGaacaattttttaaaaaaaattctttttttattttcaatttattatataaaatatggaaaattCTTAATTTATCTGTAAATGCTACCATTAATAAATGTCCTGAACAATGAATAGATAAATGTAAAGGTtcattattaaatgaattttCTAATACTACTTCTTTTTTCCTATAATTAAGAATTCTTATCATATTATCTTCataacataatattattaatggATGTTTTAAACAAACATCAAAATCATTAATTTTACTAGATccaatattatatacaacTGTTTCTAGATCGAAATGATCTTCTTCTTTTCCATTCTCATCTCCTGAGAAACTCTCATTACAACTCTTGTGAATATAACTAGTACAATTTATcttatcataattattattattattattattattatttattaa
This is a stretch of genomic DNA from Plasmodium reichenowi strain SY57 chromosome 14, whole genome shotgun sequence. It encodes these proteins:
- a CDS encoding hypothetical protein (conserved Plasmodium protein, unknown function), with the protein product MMYTFEKKEEERYLTKAIYAYGINKNIYNPFYILDDNSIFYCVGTNGVLHSIIEKKQKFLLSHESSYGIICLGISFDKKLLALGEKSVNKPYISIFSNGTHKLIKRLTLDISDNASRIMNICFSSKNKYIYCITNGNTKSLFLCYDWLKEKLMFSKIFPFSLFSNICEICINPHNSSYIALLSISVLKNVIDIDPINDEVKTEACVSMNNDKKKKDRKKEDVKNKDNYNVNCNNNNNMDINSIDNIDDKSSNNEVRNIFLYHNVDKNLDDIVIKNKKLEKIDNNFTNCCWLNDGILLLINKNNYIIFYDVKKEKLKIYNKHVSSKEIIKVISMTKGFAVFDNYFIYVYEKSSDLSMPLCYLLKYYVRFNYNILYNSYCLFSPCEKMLYFLEKDGNIKRYDVAKRKVAFVNNEKVNYESLRNKTNMKEDLKTTNKECDDTNLINNNNNNNNNYDKINCTSYIHKSCNESFSGDENGKEEDHFDLETVVYNIGSSKINDFDVCLKHPLIILCYEDNMIRILNYRKKEVVLENSFNNEPLHLSIHCSGHLLMVAFTDKLRIFHILYNKLKIKKEFFLKNCSCCKYSNGGNFMAVSKISTIYIYKTYTYELLYVLKSHVNYISDIIWSSNDFSIFSIGQDGYFFEYSLYNNGNKMIEVLQKEKKFLCIDLEFLDDMNKKNVYGEGNNLDKKQKKYDNEYKSLNNLSSNEIKNIYISSDDKTIKQFCNSKMECVLECEYIINKILLYKNKFLIATYHNGYFSRIRFYTLPLSGIYLEIPCHILNCVNLKFDINMELLFSCSKDGSIYIFSIEKVENAFIFSQNMKNNQVDINKNIYPNGNKYNLHDQNETINLYEHNNNDNKTNETYGDDMKKKRDILNNDDIDRINKIENKKKNVHLHNGDDNNNNRGDNLNSCSEHMKNNNNNSNNSHIFNSPIQHNDGGGHHDDLTSPKELCLSDLNNDSFKNDDNKNVNLSKEQMKLLQNNILLYDLSNKINYSLNEEEKDNEEILIDFFYVQKKNKEYLELEKKINNLKNQMDLEMKNKESIYKNELKKLKKEKNLEIRNLMKINKSLVKEKEKMENTCKESLYELEEKHTYFVNQLNSQFYLTNKISEEKFLKVQEEFNLYKKNSTTEILELKNQHQIQIKELQREKDEQVQKKEDYLQNCIMKYDNLQKEKEQYIKQMEEEVDEEILMITKKYENEIDQLKKDKYDLMGKFKLYEHIESELKENIQEEKDKFIKNNITTKRLHENIDNLKVDLSNLKDNIARKEKEIESKNSEIMNLNKKNEELEKVKIVLTQKIKNLESNLSPKESEIKVMREKIDEMAKCFENNHKKRVNLQIEINEYKMKIKFLHDDLLNYNKTIMNYEKILKNLQDHIKECYLHLHDKKIFNSSFLNLYNKFHKVNDVQNYDAKNVFSEYIRQKEYLENMIEVLKDKLHKETEAFRNEKIKMMNENSLLLKEINDLKMDLNFLKSECHEAQLQNRKMKFLKKRSESKERKKEKKEKKENKENNEEKNIDIQ
- a CDS encoding PPR repeat protein; protein product: MKLTYYYYAFCIIKLIASLRLDSYKKQNVFFLKSFFKNVINIKKERKKILVHSFFYVGRRNKIPIKYSNNEFYTIDNENYDNTKYYNNNNNTNYYDKKDSNEGKRKYSRKNMLYMNSSEKDNFLNENILKKKSSEKEIEQSLTPLNMDWVKVMNLIYSSNDIDATTLAFNAAMSAVEKKGCLTTMLDLIGTMKSKNIKPDLVSYKLVLSLCDKYHLVDTAEILFEEMIESDKINPNYEIYAIMISCYAKTGNGYKAIELFEKLRNDPLVEEMRSLNITNSNDNKENSNDLETSIIHNNMEDNNNNNNIYDDKFKHISNKIKNVENYSGKIQYSEYANVIYACNISNLYEQGIKYFEELLKSGKYMPSIFVFENIFDLLSKNGDYEKSLEYYNNLKNDPNFKKNINVNILNNLLKTLSIHNKINVAEDIWNNEFDELLLTPNNLSYQILLKIYSHIDNYEKAFKLFKEMQINKLLNNKNILPFIYTIESTKNCGIYNYAIYVLRVAKLLNFKANDLLMLYNNTMISCINSKKYDVIISLYAELINMQQKDTSFQININTLTFVLLAFKELNMKQDFINLKNIIIQRNYKLPPLCSKIFSETENY